One Capra hircus breed San Clemente chromosome 29, ASM170441v1, whole genome shotgun sequence genomic region harbors:
- the GRK2 gene encoding beta-adrenergic receptor kinase 1 produces the protein MADLEAVLADVSYLMAMEKSKATPAARASKKILLPEPSIRSVMQKYLEDRGEVTFEKIFSQKLGYLLFRDFCLKHLEEAKPLVEFYEEIKKYEKLETEEERLVCSRDIFDKYIMKELLACSHPFSKSAIEHVQGHLVKKQVPPDLFQPYIEEICQNLRGDVFQKFIESDKFTRFCQWKNVELNIHLTMNDFSVHRIIGRGGFGEVYGCRKADTGKMYAMKCLDKKRIKMKQGETLALNERIMLSLVSTGDCPFIVCMSYAFHTPDKLSFILDLMNGGDLHYHLSQHGVFSEADMRFYAAEIILGLEHMHNRFVVYRDLKPANILLDEHGHVRISDLGLACDFSKKKPHASVGTHGYMAPEVLQKGVAYDSSADWFSLGCMLFKLLRGHSPFRQHKTKDKHEIDRMTLTMAVELPDSFSPELRSLLEGLLQRDVNRRLGCRGRGAQEVKESPFFRSLDWQMVFLQKYPPPLIPPRGEVNAADAFDIGSFDEEDTKGIKLLDSDQELYRNFPLTISERWQQEVAETVFDTINAETDRLEARKKTKNKQLGHEEDYALGKDCIMHGYMSKMGNPFLTQWQRRYFYLFPNRLEWRGEGEAPQSLLTMEEIQSVEETQIKERKCLLLKIRGGKQFVLQCDSDPELVQWKKELRDAYREAQQLVQRVPKMKNKPRSPVVELSKVPLIQRGSANGL, from the exons aTGGCGGACCTGGAGGCGGTGCTGGCCGACGTGAGCTACCTGATGGCCATGGAGAAGAGCAAGGCCACGCCGGCGGCGCGCGCCAGCAAGAAGATCCTGCTGCCCGAGCCCAG CATCCGCAGCGTCATGCAGAAGTACCTGGAGGACCGGGGTGAGGTGACCTTTGAGAAGATCTTCTCCCAGAAGCTGG GGTACCTGCTCTTCCGAGATTTCTGCCTGAAGCACCTGGAGGAGGCCAAGCCCTTGGTGGAGTTCTACGAGGAG ATCAAGAAATACGAGAagctggagacagaggaggagcgCCTGGTCTGCAGCCGAGACATCTTCGACAAGTACATCATGAAGGAGCTGCTGGCCTGCTCACAT cctTTCTCAAAAAGCGCCATCGAGCACGTCCAGGGCCATCTGGTGAAGAAGCAGGTGCCTCCGGATCTCTTCCAG CCATATATTGAAGAAATTTGCCAGAACCTCCGAGGAGACGTGTTCCAGAAATTCATCGAGAG CGATAAATTCACACGATTTTGCCAGTGGAAGAATGTAGAGCTCAACATCCAT CTGACCATGAACGACTTCAGTGTGCACCGCATCATCGGGCGAGGTGGCTTCGGTGAGGTCTACGGCTGCCGGAAGGCCGACACGGGCAAGAT GTATGCCATGAAGTGTCTGGACAAGAAGCGCATCAAGATGAAGCAAGGGGAGACTCTGGCCCTGAATGAGCGCATCATGCTGTCGCTCGTCAGCACCGGG GACTGCCCGTTCATCGTCTGCATGTCATACGCCTTCCACACACCGGACAAGCTCAGCTTCATCCTGGATCTCATGAACG GCGGGGACCTGCACTACCACCTGTCCCAGCACGGGGTCTTCTCTGAGGCCGACATGCGCTTCTACGCCGCGGAGATCATCCTGGGCCTGGAGCACATGCACAACCGCTTCGTGGTCTACCGGGACCTGAAG CCGGCCAACATCCTGCTGGACGAGCACGGGCACGTGCGCATCTCAGACCTGGGCCTGGCCTGTGACTTCTCCAAGAAGAAGCCTCACGCCAGTGT GGGCACCCACGGGTACATGGCTCCCGAGGTTCTACAGAAGGGTGTGGCCTATGACAGCAGCGCTGACTGGTTCTCCCTGGGCTGCATGCTCTTCAAGCTGCTGCGAGG GCATAGCCCTTTCCGGCAGCACAAGACCAAAGACAAGCATGAGATCGACAGAATGACATTGACAATG gCTGTGGAGCTGCCTGACTCCTTCTCCCCTGAGCTCCGCTCCTTGCTGGAGGGGCTGCTGCAGAGGGATGTCAACCGGAGGCTAGGCTGCCGGGGCCGAGG GGCCCAGGAGGTAAAGGAGAGCCCCTTCTTCCGTTCCCTGGACTGGCAGATGGTCTTCTTGCAAAAG TACCCTCCCCCATTGATCCCCCCACGAGGGGAGGTGAACGCAGCCGACGCCTTCGACATTGGCTCCTTTGATGAGGAGGACACAAAAGGAATCAAG CTACTGGACAGTGACCAGGAGCTCTACCGCAACTTCCCCCTGACCATCTCGGAGCGGTGGCAGCAGGAGGTAGCAGAGACTGTCTTTGACACCATCAATGCTGAGACAGACCGGCTGGAGGCCCGCAAGAAAACCAAAAACAAGCAGTTGGGCCACGAGGAAG ACTACGCCCTGGGCAAGGACTGCATCATGCATGGCTACATGTCCAAGATGGGCAACCCCTTCCTGACCCAGTGGCAGCGGCGGTACTTCTACCTGTTCCCCAACCGGCTCGAGTGGCGGGGCGAGGGCGAGGCCCCG CAGAGCCTGCTGACCATGGAGGAGATCCAGTCGGTGGAGGAGACGCAGATCAAGGAGCGAAAGTGCCTCCTCCTCAAGATCCGAGGTGGCAAGCAGTTTGTCCTGCAGTGCGAC AGTGACCCAGAGCTGGTGCAGTGGAAGAAGGAGTTGCGAGACGCCTACCGCGAAGCCCAGCAGCTGGTGCAGCGGGTGCCCAAGATGAAGAACAAGCCGCGCTCGCCCGTTGTGGAGCTGAGCAAGGTGCCACTGATCCAGCGCGGCAGCGCCAACGGCCTCTGA